In Primulina huaijiensis isolate GDHJ02 unplaced genomic scaffold, ASM1229523v2 scaffold20025, whole genome shotgun sequence, the following are encoded in one genomic region:
- the LOC140966053 gene encoding E3 ubiquitin-protein ligase MBR2-like: MLLLSINEHETLIKKQKKTASCSKPKSHSISNIISNVNNPTESRNTFSENHRKKINKFFLAKLKGLGCQEASASSSPASVKHTRNKNLDRRKISSSNRRRNPANVADVSYVCCTPPGVGIDSDFVPRRGNTTRSTDRRKYTHVGKRNVDDSDPRFPGSVIGSKLDKRSVRRIVEMMVFQENLLSARRIHNGSDRYKDWRLDIDDMSYEELLDLSNGIGNVCTGLKKEEISNCLRKFKPSSSHDKDWRCSVCQDKCCETEDIETLECGHHHHLQCITQWLLQKNSCPVCKAAAI, translated from the exons ATGCTTCTCTTATCGATCAATGAACACGAAACGCtgataaaaaaacaaaagaaaacagcATCATGTTCAAAGCCCAAATCTCATTCCATTTCCAATATAATCTCCAACGTGAACAACCCAACTGAATCAAGAAACACATTCAGTGAAAATCAcaggaaaaaaattaacaagTTCTTTTTGGCAAAACTCAAAGGTCTGGGATGTCAGGAGGCTTCAGCCTCTTCGTCTCCTGCATCGGTGAAACACACAAGAAACAAGAACCTGGATAGGAGAAAAATATCTTCGAGTAACCGAAGAAGAAATCCTGCAAATGTTGCTGATGTTTCCTACGTCTGCTGCACTCCTCCGGGTGTTGGCATTGATTCTGATTTTGTACCAAGACGTGGAAACACTACTCGGAGTACGGATCGCCGaaag TATACTCATGTGGGTAAGAGAAATGTGGATGATTCAGATCCGAGATTTCCAGGCAGTGTTATTGGATCCAAACTTGATAAACGCTCTGTGAGAAGAATCGTAGAG ATGATGGTGTTCCAAGAAAACTTGCTATCGGCAAGAAGAATCCACAATGGATCCGATCGATACAAAGATTGGAGACTCGACATTGATGATATGTCATATGAG GAGCTGCTGGATTTGAGTAATGGGATTGGGAATGTCTGCACTGgtttaaaaaaagaagagatATCTAATTGCTTAAGGAAATTCAAGCCCTCCAGTTCTCATGACAAAGATTGGAGATGTAGCGTTTGCCAA GATAAATGCTGTGAGACTGAAGATATAGAAACACTGGAGTGTGGACACCATCATCACTTACAATGCATAACGCAATGGCTCCTGCAGAAAAATTCATGCCCTGTCTGCAAAGCTGCGGCAATTTAA